A single Desulfovibrio piger DNA region contains:
- the grdA gene encoding glycine/sarcosine/betaine reductase complex selenoprotein A: MSKLKGKKLLLLGERDGIPGPAMADVFAGSGAEVLFSATECFVUTAAGAMDLENQQRVKDAAEKYGVEDLVVVLGSSDPEGAEIYAETVTLGDPTFAGPLAGAPLGLCVYHVLEPEMKAEADPRKWEEQIGMMEMVLNGDALAAAVRKMREAHSKVTL; the protein is encoded by the coding sequence ATGAGCAAGCTCAAGGGCAAGAAGCTTCTGCTGCTGGGTGAGCGGGACGGCATCCCCGGCCCGGCCATGGCAGATGTGTTCGCCGGTTCGGGCGCAGAGGTGCTCTTCTCCGCCACCGAATGTTTCGTTTGAACCGCCGCCGGTGCCATGGATCTGGAGAATCAGCAGCGCGTCAAGGACGCGGCTGAGAAGTACGGTGTGGAAGACCTGGTCGTCGTTCTTGGTTCTTCGGACCCCGAAGGGGCCGAGATCTATGCCGAGACCGTGACCCTGGGCGACCCCACCTTCGCCGGACCCCTGGCAGGAGCCCCGTTGGGGCTCTGTGTCTATCATGTGCTGGAACCCGAGATGAAGGCCGAGGCCGATCCCCGGAAGTGGGAAGAACAGATAGGCATGATGGAGATGGTGCTCAATGGCGATGCGCTGGCAGCAGCCGTGCGCAAGATGCGTGAAGCCCACAGCAAGGTGACCCTGTAA